One genomic window of Psychrobacillus sp. INOP01 includes the following:
- a CDS encoding response regulator: MKHILIVDDQLGIRLLLKEVFTQEGYEVSLAANGYEALELINEHKIDGVLLDMKIPGMDGIQILKLIKEQWSDLPVMMMTAYGELNFIEQAQRLGASLYFTKPFDVFELRDSVNNLLK, translated from the coding sequence ATGAAACATATTTTAATAGTGGATGATCAGTTAGGAATACGGTTGCTGTTAAAAGAAGTTTTTACACAAGAAGGATATGAAGTCAGTTTAGCTGCAAATGGGTATGAAGCTTTAGAACTTATCAATGAGCACAAAATCGATGGAGTTTTACTCGATATGAAAATCCCAGGTATGGATGGAATTCAAATTCTAAAGTTAATAAAAGAACAATGGAGCGATCTCCCGGTCATGATGATGACCGCATACGGAGAGTTGAATTTCATAGAACAAGCACAGAGATTAGGTGCCTCTCTTTATTTCACTAAGCCATTTGATGTATTTGAACTAAGAGATTCTGTGAATAACCTCCTGAAATAA
- a CDS encoding DUF2529 family protein, with the protein MMKMLTTQLSGLLQRISSSEEENIEETARLLAQAAAREGTVFFATFGEMKSILVNAQFAAEPFPSMQSWSPEIELTSADRVWIFTRSCYDEEALALAKKLSEEFIPFSALAAEPISDDNMLADLAYTYISTKLTKGLLPAEDGTRIVLPHALGGLFVYEAVKMKLNEMLIGE; encoded by the coding sequence ATGATGAAAATGTTAACAACGCAACTTTCAGGATTATTACAAAGAATCTCCAGCTCAGAGGAAGAAAATATTGAGGAAACCGCTCGTTTACTTGCGCAAGCTGCTGCTCGAGAAGGAACAGTTTTTTTTGCTACTTTCGGGGAAATGAAAAGTATTTTGGTTAATGCACAGTTTGCAGCAGAGCCCTTCCCATCCATGCAGTCTTGGTCACCCGAAATCGAACTGACAAGTGCAGATCGTGTTTGGATTTTCACTCGTTCCTGTTACGACGAGGAAGCTCTGGCTTTAGCTAAAAAGTTGAGTGAAGAGTTTATTCCTTTTAGTGCTTTAGCAGCAGAACCGATAAGTGATGACAATATGCTAGCCGACCTTGCTTATACATACATTTCCACAAAACTTACTAAAGGGCTACTACCCGCTGAGGATGGAACTCGTATTGTGCTCCCACATGCTTTAGGTGGATTATTTGTTTATGAGGCAGTGAAGATGAAGTTAAACGAAATGCTAATTGGTGAATAA
- a CDS encoding acyl-CoA dehydrogenase: MELKFTEEQLMMRNMVRDFAKTEIEPFIERMEQGEFPREIIRKMGELGLMGITVPEQYGGSAMDFTSYVIAINELSKVSAVIGVILSVHTSVGTNPILYFGTEQQKDKYIPKLATGEYLGAFCLTEASAGSDAGALKTKAVKKDDHYVLNGSKVFITNGGEADVNIVFASTDPSLGSKGITAFIVEKDTLGFIVGKDEQKMGLHGSRTVELTFEDMKIPVENRLGEEGEGFKIAMANLNTGRIGIATQALGIAEAAFEAAVGYAKERVQFGKPIAANQGVGFKLADMGTAVEAARLLVYRAASLREQGLPCGKEASMAKLFASKTAVDVAIEAVQVFGGYGYTEDYPVERYFRDAKITEIYEGTSEIQRIVIAKHLTH; the protein is encoded by the coding sequence ATGGAGCTAAAGTTTACTGAAGAACAACTAATGATGCGCAACATGGTCAGGGATTTTGCTAAAACAGAAATTGAACCTTTTATTGAACGAATGGAGCAAGGAGAGTTTCCTCGAGAAATCATTCGAAAAATGGGCGAACTTGGATTAATGGGAATTACGGTACCTGAACAGTACGGTGGCTCAGCAATGGATTTTACAAGTTATGTAATTGCCATTAACGAATTATCAAAAGTGAGTGCGGTAATAGGGGTAATACTTTCAGTTCATACTTCTGTTGGAACTAACCCAATACTATATTTCGGTACAGAGCAACAAAAAGATAAATACATTCCGAAGCTTGCAACTGGTGAATATTTAGGGGCCTTTTGCTTAACAGAAGCCTCTGCTGGATCAGATGCAGGCGCATTGAAAACAAAGGCTGTCAAAAAAGATGATCACTATGTATTAAACGGATCAAAGGTATTTATTACAAATGGTGGAGAAGCAGATGTGAATATTGTTTTTGCATCGACTGATCCCTCGCTCGGCTCTAAAGGCATTACGGCATTTATCGTCGAGAAGGACACACTAGGATTTATCGTTGGGAAAGATGAACAAAAAATGGGTCTCCACGGATCTAGAACCGTAGAACTTACATTTGAAGATATGAAAATACCTGTAGAAAACAGACTTGGTGAAGAAGGAGAAGGCTTTAAAATTGCTATGGCTAACCTAAATACCGGACGTATTGGTATTGCAACGCAAGCACTTGGTATTGCAGAGGCCGCTTTCGAAGCCGCTGTTGGATATGCAAAAGAGCGTGTGCAATTTGGTAAACCAATCGCAGCGAACCAAGGTGTTGGATTCAAACTAGCTGACATGGGTACAGCGGTAGAAGCTGCTAGATTACTAGTCTATCGTGCTGCTAGTCTTCGTGAACAAGGACTTCCTTGTGGCAAAGAAGCATCGATGGCTAAACTATTTGCTTCGAAAACCGCAGTAGACGTAGCGATTGAAGCAGTTCAAGTATTCGGTGGTTACGGCTACACAGAGGATTATCCAGTAGAACGTTATTTCCGTGATGCAAAAATCACAGAAATTTACGAAGGTACAAGTGAAATCCAGCGCATCGTGATTGCAAAACATTTAACACATTAA
- a CDS encoding CTP synthase — protein sequence MTKFIFVTGGVVSSLGKGITAASLGRLLKNRGLNVTIQKFDPYINLDPGTMSPYQHGEVFVTDDGAETDLDLGHYERFIDINLNKYSNITTGKVYSSVLRKERRGDYNGGTVQVIPHITNEIKDRLFLAAKETHADIVITEIGGTVGDIESLPFLETIRQMKRDVGSDNVMYIHCTLVPFIKAAGEMKTKPTQHSVKELRSLGIQPNVIVLRSEMPVPQDMKDKIGLFCDIKPEEVIECIDADSLYEIPLNLQAQHLDQIVVDHFKLQAPEADMTDWISLVDQVKSLSKKVRIGLVGKYVELQDAYISVVEAMKHAGYKFDADVEVKWVNAEEVNDANVAEILADVDGILVPGGFGDRGVEGKIAATKFARENNVPFLGICLGMQLATVEFARSILELQGAHSTELDPTTQHAIIDLLPEQKDVEDLGGTLRLGLYPCKLTPGSKAHQAYGEELVYERHRHRYEFNNEYREQFEAAGFVFSGTSPDGRLIEIIELPDHPFFVASQFHPEFVSRPQRPQPLFRDFIKASVGE from the coding sequence ATGACTAAATTTATATTTGTTACTGGTGGGGTTGTATCTTCACTTGGTAAAGGGATTACTGCTGCATCACTTGGTAGATTATTAAAAAATAGAGGACTAAACGTAACGATTCAAAAATTCGATCCTTACATCAATTTAGATCCTGGAACAATGAGTCCATATCAACACGGAGAGGTTTTCGTAACAGATGACGGAGCAGAAACAGATTTAGATTTAGGTCACTACGAGCGTTTTATCGACATAAACTTGAACAAATACTCGAATATTACAACTGGTAAAGTCTACTCATCTGTTCTAAGAAAAGAGCGTCGTGGAGATTATAATGGTGGGACAGTACAGGTAATTCCACATATTACAAATGAAATCAAAGATCGCTTATTTTTAGCTGCAAAAGAAACACATGCAGATATCGTTATTACGGAAATCGGTGGAACCGTAGGAGATATCGAATCTCTTCCATTCCTAGAGACAATCCGTCAAATGAAACGTGATGTTGGTAGCGATAACGTAATGTATATTCACTGTACTTTAGTACCATTCATTAAAGCTGCGGGAGAAATGAAAACAAAACCAACACAACATAGTGTTAAAGAATTGCGTAGCCTAGGTATTCAACCAAACGTTATTGTGCTTCGTTCGGAAATGCCAGTTCCTCAAGATATGAAAGATAAAATCGGGCTGTTCTGTGATATTAAACCAGAAGAAGTAATTGAATGTATCGATGCGGATTCTTTATATGAAATTCCATTGAATTTACAAGCGCAGCATTTGGACCAAATTGTAGTGGATCATTTCAAACTTCAAGCGCCTGAAGCGGATATGACCGACTGGATCAGCTTAGTAGATCAAGTAAAATCATTATCGAAAAAAGTTCGTATTGGTTTAGTTGGTAAATACGTAGAACTTCAAGATGCATACATTTCTGTTGTAGAAGCGATGAAACATGCGGGCTACAAATTTGATGCAGACGTAGAAGTGAAATGGGTAAATGCCGAAGAAGTGAATGATGCAAACGTTGCAGAAATCCTTGCTGATGTAGATGGTATCCTTGTTCCTGGTGGATTTGGAGATCGTGGAGTAGAAGGGAAAATTGCCGCTACTAAATTTGCACGCGAAAACAATGTTCCATTCTTAGGCATTTGTTTAGGTATGCAATTGGCAACAGTTGAATTTGCGCGTTCTATTCTTGAACTTCAAGGAGCACATTCTACAGAGTTAGACCCAACTACACAACACGCAATTATCGATTTATTGCCAGAGCAAAAAGATGTAGAAGACCTTGGTGGAACACTTCGTTTAGGATTATATCCATGTAAGTTAACACCAGGTTCAAAAGCTCATCAAGCATACGGAGAAGAACTTGTGTACGAACGTCACCGTCACCGTTATGAGTTTAACAACGAGTACCGTGAGCAATTTGAAGCAGCAGGATTTGTGTTCTCTGGTACAAGCCCAGATGGTCGCCTAATCGAAATCATCGAACTACCAGATCACCCATTCTTCGTAGCTTCTCAGTTCCACCCGGAATTTGTGTCACGTCCACAACGTCCACAACCGTTGTTCCGCGACTTCATCAAAGCATCCGTTGGTGAATAA
- the icmF gene encoding fused isobutyryl-CoA mutase/GTPase IcmF, whose amino-acid sequence MSTVEVYRPKNHVRFVTASSLFDGHDASINIMRRILQASGAEVIHLGHNRSVEEVVNAAIQEDVQGIAISSYQGGHVEYFKYMKDLLVERGAPHIRIFGGGGGVIIPKEIKELQEYGISGIFSPEDGRKLGLQGMINQILMECDVATEAKGVNEEISNVTTENPEVLAHLITVAEEAHQTHNEEAVQMLKQAKQLSKGTPVLGITGTGGAGKSSLTDELIRRFLQELPDKKIAVLSIDPTKQKTGGALLGDRIRMNAIFNKRVFMRSLATRGSRTELSGALADVLDVVRVAGYDMIIVETSGIGQGDAEIANVSDVSMYVMTSEFGAPSQLEKIDMIDYADLIVINKFERKGSEDALRQVQKQYQRSRELWHDDLDTMPVYGTIASQFNDKGTNSLFAALVATLNEKTGSTWETSYDQFVKTQKQNVIIPNDRRYYLREITDAVRGYHRKSEEQVGFARRLFQLEGAIEQVKEKASDDVLIQSLESLATGVRDELTAESKRILENWAALKEAYAGDEFITKIRDKEIRTILRTVSLSGLKIPKIVLPKFVDYGEILRWVYKENVPGSFPYTAGVFPFKREGEDPKRQFAGEGTPERTNRRFHYLSKDDDAKRLSTAFDSVTLYGEDPDHRPDIYGKVGESGVSICTLEDMKKLYDGFDLCAPSTSVSMTINGPAPIILAMFMNTAIDQQVRLKEEELGRTLTVEEFTVVKATTLQIVRGTVQADILKEDQGQNTCIFSTEFALRMMGDIQQYFIDQKVRNYYSVSISGYHIAEAGANPISQLAFTLANGFTYVEYYLSRGMHIDDFAPNLSFFFSNGLDPEYTVIGRVARRIWAVVMRDKYGANDRSQKLKYHVQTSGRSLHAQEIDFNDIRTTLQALMALQDNCNSLHTNAYDEAITTPTEESVRRAMAIQMIITKEHGLSKNENPLQGAFIVEEMTDLVEEAVLSEFDRINDRGGVLGAMETQYQRGKIQEESMHYEMKKHTGELPIIGVNTYLNPNPASEEDINNMEIARATTEEKETQITNLRNFQQKNEAETEEALARLKQVAVTGGNIFEELMTTVQKASLGQITHALYEVGGQYRRNM is encoded by the coding sequence ATGTCTACGGTAGAAGTATATCGTCCAAAAAATCATGTACGATTCGTTACAGCATCCAGTCTTTTTGATGGACATGATGCATCCATCAATATTATGCGTCGCATTTTACAAGCGAGCGGAGCAGAGGTTATCCATTTAGGACATAATCGCTCTGTGGAAGAGGTAGTAAATGCGGCAATTCAAGAGGATGTGCAAGGAATCGCCATATCTTCCTATCAAGGAGGGCATGTTGAGTATTTTAAATATATGAAAGACTTACTCGTCGAGCGTGGTGCACCACATATCCGCATTTTTGGCGGAGGCGGCGGAGTAATTATTCCGAAAGAAATAAAAGAACTACAAGAGTACGGCATTTCCGGCATTTTCTCTCCAGAGGATGGTCGAAAATTAGGATTGCAAGGAATGATCAATCAAATCCTAATGGAATGTGATGTAGCGACAGAAGCTAAAGGTGTAAATGAGGAGATTTCTAATGTTACGACAGAAAATCCGGAAGTACTTGCTCATTTAATCACGGTAGCAGAGGAAGCCCATCAAACGCATAACGAAGAAGCTGTACAAATGCTGAAGCAAGCAAAGCAATTATCCAAAGGCACGCCTGTGTTAGGTATTACAGGTACTGGTGGAGCAGGTAAAAGTTCATTAACTGACGAATTAATTCGCCGCTTTCTACAAGAGCTTCCAGATAAAAAAATTGCCGTTCTTTCTATTGATCCAACGAAACAAAAAACGGGCGGAGCACTACTAGGTGACCGCATTCGTATGAACGCAATATTCAACAAACGTGTATTTATGCGAAGCCTAGCTACACGAGGGTCGCGTACAGAATTATCCGGAGCACTTGCGGATGTCCTAGACGTTGTAAGAGTTGCTGGATATGACATGATTATTGTAGAGACAAGTGGAATCGGACAAGGGGATGCGGAAATTGCGAATGTATCGGATGTGTCGATGTATGTAATGACCAGCGAGTTCGGAGCGCCTTCTCAATTAGAAAAAATTGACATGATTGATTATGCGGATTTAATCGTTATCAATAAATTCGAGCGTAAAGGCTCTGAGGATGCACTTCGTCAAGTGCAAAAGCAGTATCAACGAAGCCGTGAGCTTTGGCATGATGATCTAGATACGATGCCTGTTTATGGAACCATTGCTAGTCAATTTAATGATAAAGGAACGAATTCATTATTTGCAGCACTTGTTGCTACATTAAATGAAAAGACAGGTTCCACTTGGGAGACTTCCTATGACCAGTTTGTGAAAACGCAAAAGCAGAATGTCATCATACCTAATGATCGCCGCTACTATTTGCGTGAAATTACAGATGCTGTCCGTGGGTATCATCGCAAGTCCGAAGAGCAGGTTGGCTTTGCAAGAAGACTGTTCCAGCTAGAAGGTGCTATCGAACAGGTGAAGGAAAAAGCTTCGGATGATGTCCTAATCCAATCACTTGAGTCATTGGCTACAGGTGTTCGAGATGAACTAACTGCAGAATCTAAACGAATATTAGAAAATTGGGCAGCACTAAAAGAAGCATATGCTGGGGATGAATTTATCACTAAAATTAGAGATAAAGAGATTCGTACAATTCTTCGTACGGTAAGCTTGTCGGGACTTAAAATACCAAAAATAGTGTTACCTAAATTCGTAGACTATGGAGAAATTTTGCGCTGGGTTTATAAAGAAAATGTACCAGGATCATTCCCTTATACGGCAGGTGTTTTTCCTTTTAAACGAGAAGGAGAAGATCCAAAACGTCAATTTGCTGGAGAAGGAACACCTGAACGGACAAATCGACGTTTTCATTATTTATCTAAGGATGACGATGCGAAACGCTTATCAACTGCGTTTGACTCGGTGACGTTATACGGAGAAGATCCAGATCATCGTCCAGATATATACGGAAAAGTTGGAGAATCTGGTGTTAGTATTTGTACATTGGAAGATATGAAGAAGTTATATGACGGATTTGACCTATGTGCACCTTCCACTTCGGTTTCAATGACGATAAATGGACCTGCTCCAATTATTTTAGCGATGTTCATGAATACAGCAATTGATCAGCAAGTGCGTCTAAAGGAAGAAGAACTGGGACGTACGCTTACTGTAGAGGAATTTACAGTAGTTAAGGCTACTACATTACAGATTGTTCGAGGAACTGTTCAAGCAGATATATTGAAAGAGGATCAAGGTCAAAATACATGTATTTTCTCTACAGAATTTGCACTTCGAATGATGGGAGATATTCAGCAATATTTTATCGACCAAAAGGTACGAAATTATTATTCTGTGTCTATCTCGGGTTATCATATTGCAGAAGCAGGGGCGAATCCGATTTCACAGCTAGCATTCACGCTTGCGAATGGCTTCACTTATGTGGAGTACTATTTAAGCCGTGGCATGCATATAGATGACTTTGCACCGAATTTATCGTTCTTCTTCTCGAATGGATTGGATCCAGAGTATACCGTTATTGGCCGCGTTGCCCGTCGTATTTGGGCAGTCGTAATGCGTGATAAATATGGCGCAAATGATCGCAGTCAAAAGCTGAAATACCATGTGCAAACGTCAGGACGAAGCTTGCACGCTCAAGAAATTGACTTCAATGATATTCGTACGACGTTACAAGCATTGATGGCTCTACAAGACAACTGTAACTCGCTTCATACAAATGCCTATGATGAGGCAATTACGACTCCTACAGAAGAATCAGTTCGTCGTGCAATGGCCATCCAAATGATTATTACAAAGGAACACGGTCTATCGAAAAATGAAAACCCATTGCAAGGTGCTTTCATCGTAGAAGAAATGACGGACCTTGTAGAGGAAGCTGTACTTTCCGAATTCGATCGTATTAATGACCGCGGTGGTGTGCTTGGGGCAATGGAAACGCAATACCAACGTGGTAAAATTCAAGAAGAATCTATGCACTACGAGATGAAAAAACATACTGGTGAGCTACCAATTATCGGTGTAAATACTTATTTAAATCCAAATCCTGCTTCCGAAGAGGACATTAATAATATGGAAATTGCTCGAGCAACAACAGAAGAAAAAGAAACGCAAATAACCAATCTTCGAAACTTCCAGCAAAAAAATGAAGCAGAAACAGAAGAAGCTCTTGCTCGCTTGAAGCAGGTTGCTGTTACTGGTGGCAACATTTTTGAAGAGTTAATGACAACTGTTCAAAAAGCAAGTCTTGGTCAAATCACGCATGCTTTGTATGAAGTTGGGGGACAATATCGTCGTAATATGTAA
- the rpoE gene encoding DNA-directed RNA polymerase subunit delta has translation MKFREMTTTQLQEESLIDLAFAILEDKKNSLTLKDLFDEIQHYNGLTDEEMASRKPQFYTDMNIDGRFLAIAENQWGLREWYPVEQIEEESAPTVKVRKKKDKVIDDDLEDLDEDEIVFEEEFDEFVEDDDEDEDDDDDEPVIEFVGEEIDEVIEEDLIDEDDDEFEIDEELDEEDEE, from the coding sequence TTGAAATTTCGTGAAATGACAACAACACAATTACAAGAAGAATCGTTAATCGATCTAGCATTTGCGATTTTAGAAGATAAAAAAAACTCATTAACTTTAAAAGATTTGTTTGATGAGATTCAACATTATAATGGGCTTACAGATGAGGAAATGGCTTCCCGTAAACCTCAATTCTATACCGATATGAATATTGACGGACGCTTTTTAGCAATTGCTGAAAACCAATGGGGCCTTAGAGAATGGTATCCAGTAGAACAAATTGAAGAAGAATCAGCTCCTACTGTAAAAGTTCGTAAAAAGAAAGATAAGGTAATAGATGATGATTTAGAAGATTTAGATGAGGACGAAATCGTATTCGAAGAAGAATTCGATGAGTTTGTAGAAGATGACGATGAGGACGAAGATGATGACGACGACGAACCAGTTATCGAATTTGTTGGAGAAGAGATTGATGAAGTGATTGAAGAAGATTTGATCGATGAAGACGATGATGAATTTGAAATCGATGAAGAATTAGACGAGGAAGACGAAGAATAA
- a CDS encoding class II fructose-bisphosphate aldolase, producing MALVSMKEMLEKGKKEGYAVGQFNINNLEFTQAILLAAEEEKSPVILGVSEGAAKYMGGFVAVVYMVKGLIESYKISVPVAIHLDHGSSFEKCKEAIDAGFTSVMIDASHHPFEENVETTSKVVEYAHARNVSVEAELGTVGGQEDDVIADGVIYADPAECAELVKRTAIDCLAPALGSVHGPYKGEPNLGFKEMEEISKLADLPLVLHGGTGIPTHDITRSISLGTAKINVNTENQIAATKAIRDFFASDAEQYDPRKYLTPARDAIKATVIGKMREFGSSNKA from the coding sequence ATGGCTTTAGTTTCGATGAAAGAAATGCTGGAAAAAGGGAAAAAAGAAGGATACGCAGTAGGGCAATTTAACATTAACAATTTAGAGTTCACGCAAGCAATCCTATTAGCAGCTGAGGAAGAAAAATCACCAGTAATTTTAGGGGTATCTGAAGGTGCAGCAAAATATATGGGTGGCTTCGTTGCAGTCGTATATATGGTAAAAGGATTAATCGAATCTTATAAAATTTCAGTGCCAGTGGCAATTCATTTAGACCACGGATCTAGCTTCGAAAAGTGTAAAGAAGCAATTGATGCAGGTTTCACATCTGTAATGATTGATGCTTCTCATCATCCGTTTGAAGAAAACGTTGAAACCACATCTAAAGTAGTAGAGTATGCACATGCGCGAAACGTATCTGTAGAGGCTGAACTGGGAACAGTTGGTGGACAAGAGGATGATGTTATTGCAGATGGAGTTATTTACGCAGACCCTGCTGAATGTGCAGAGCTAGTAAAACGCACAGCAATCGACTGTTTAGCTCCTGCTTTAGGTTCAGTTCATGGACCATACAAAGGTGAACCAAACTTAGGCTTCAAAGAAATGGAAGAAATTTCGAAACTTGCGGATCTTCCACTTGTTTTACACGGTGGAACAGGTATACCGACACATGATATTACGCGTTCCATTTCACTAGGAACTGCGAAGATCAATGTAAATACAGAAAACCAAATTGCTGCAACTAAAGCGATTCGTGATTTTTTTGCTTCTGATGCAGAGCAATATGATCCGCGTAAATATTTGACACCGGCACGTGATGCGATTAAAGCAACAGTAATCGGCAAAATGCGTGAATTTGGAAGTTCAAATAAAGCCTAA
- a CDS encoding TetR/AcrR family transcriptional regulator yields the protein MEKKHEVKTSVKDESLIEKRRDQMIRAAVTLFKEKGFHRATTREIAKEAGFSIGTLYEYIRTKEDVLYLVCDSIYNEVHNRLSHITSENGTVDDLKTAIRHYYGVIDDMSDEFVVMYQESKSLPKGALEYVLTKELEMVDIFHKIIIGCIQAGELELTEAQAHLYAHTLVVQGQMWAFRRWALRKEYDIEQFTDLQIELLLHGMK from the coding sequence ATGGAAAAGAAACACGAAGTAAAGACATCGGTAAAAGATGAGAGTCTTATTGAAAAAAGACGAGATCAAATGATTAGAGCAGCCGTAACTTTATTTAAAGAAAAAGGGTTTCATCGCGCGACTACTAGAGAAATTGCAAAAGAAGCAGGCTTTAGTATTGGGACTTTGTATGAATATATTCGTACAAAGGAAGACGTTCTCTATTTAGTATGTGACAGTATTTACAATGAAGTGCACAACAGGCTGTCACATATTACTTCAGAAAATGGGACTGTCGACGACTTAAAAACTGCTATCCGTCACTACTATGGGGTAATCGATGATATGTCAGATGAGTTCGTAGTGATGTATCAAGAATCTAAGTCACTCCCTAAGGGAGCATTGGAATATGTATTAACAAAAGAATTAGAAATGGTTGATATCTTCCATAAAATAATTATTGGCTGTATTCAAGCTGGGGAACTTGAATTAACGGAGGCGCAAGCACATCTTTACGCACATACATTAGTCGTTCAAGGACAAATGTGGGCATTCCGGAGATGGGCGCTGCGTAAGGAATACGATATCGAACAATTTACAGATTTACAAATCGAATTATTACTCCATGGGATGAAATAA
- the fsa gene encoding fructose-6-phosphate aldolase gives MKFFIDTANFDEIKEAHAWGILSGVTTNPSLVAKENISFHDRLREITALVDGSVSAEVIALDAEGMIKEGRELAAIAPNITVKLPMTPEGLKACSVFRSEGIKTNVTLIFSANQALLAARAGATYVSPFLGRLDDIGHDGMELIAKIAQIFDIHNIDTEIIAASIRHPQHITDAALNGAHISTTPIKVLKQLFNHPLTDKGIEGFLADWNNRKSE, from the coding sequence ATGAAATTTTTTATCGATACTGCCAATTTTGACGAAATAAAAGAAGCGCACGCTTGGGGAATTCTATCAGGAGTAACAACGAATCCATCGCTAGTAGCTAAAGAAAATATTTCATTCCACGATCGTCTTCGTGAAATTACCGCATTAGTAGACGGTTCGGTAAGTGCGGAAGTAATTGCGCTAGATGCAGAAGGCATGATTAAAGAAGGTAGAGAACTTGCTGCCATTGCACCGAACATTACTGTAAAACTACCGATGACTCCAGAAGGTCTTAAAGCTTGTTCTGTATTCCGTTCAGAAGGTATTAAAACGAATGTCACACTTATTTTCAGTGCAAACCAAGCATTGCTAGCAGCTCGTGCTGGGGCAACATACGTATCACCATTTTTGGGACGTTTAGATGACATCGGTCATGATGGTATGGAATTGATCGCAAAGATTGCACAAATCTTTGATATTCATAATATTGATACTGAAATTATTGCAGCATCCATTAGACATCCACAACATATTACGGATGCAGCGTTAAACGGTGCACATATTTCAACAACACCTATTAAAGTACTAAAACAACTATTTAATCATCCTTTAACAGACAAGGGAATTGAAGGATTTCTAGCGGATTGGAACAATCGTAAAAGCGAGTAA
- a CDS encoding acyl-CoA dehydrogenase: MNFQLSEEHEMIRKMVRDFAENEVAPTAAERDEEERFDREIFDKMAELGLTGIPWPEEYGGIGSDYLAYCIAVEELSRVCGSTGVTLSAHTSLAGWPIFKYGNEEQKQKYLRPMAEGTKIGGYGLTEAGSGSDAGGMKTTAKLDGDHYVLNGSKIFITNGGIADIYVVFAVTDPESKHKGTSAFIVEADFPGFSVGKKEKKLGIRSSPTTEIIFDNCRIPKENLLGEEGQGFIIAMKTLDGGRNGIAAQAVGIAQGALDASVNYAKERVQFGKPIVANQGVSFKLADMATSIEASRLLTYQAAWLESNGLPYGKESAMAKLMAGDTAMKVTTEAVQVFGGYGYTKDYPVERYMRDAKITQIYEGTQEIQRLVISRMLTK; encoded by the coding sequence ATGAATTTTCAACTATCAGAAGAACATGAAATGATTCGTAAAATGGTAAGAGACTTTGCAGAAAACGAAGTTGCGCCAACAGCTGCTGAACGTGATGAGGAGGAACGCTTTGACCGCGAAATTTTCGATAAGATGGCGGAGCTTGGTTTAACGGGTATCCCTTGGCCAGAAGAGTACGGCGGAATTGGTTCCGATTATCTTGCATATTGTATCGCAGTAGAAGAGCTGTCTCGCGTTTGTGGTTCAACAGGTGTAACTTTATCTGCACATACATCACTTGCGGGTTGGCCAATATTCAAATACGGCAATGAAGAGCAAAAACAAAAATATCTTCGTCCAATGGCAGAAGGTACAAAAATCGGTGGTTATGGGTTAACAGAAGCAGGCTCAGGTTCGGATGCAGGTGGTATGAAAACTACTGCAAAACTAGATGGCGACCATTATGTATTAAATGGTTCTAAAATATTTATTACTAACGGTGGAATTGCCGACATATATGTTGTCTTTGCAGTAACGGATCCTGAATCGAAGCATAAAGGCACGAGTGCATTCATCGTAGAAGCAGACTTCCCAGGTTTCTCTGTTGGTAAAAAAGAGAAAAAATTAGGAATTCGCTCATCTCCAACTACTGAAATTATTTTCGATAATTGCCGCATTCCAAAAGAAAACCTTTTGGGGGAAGAGGGGCAAGGGTTCATTATCGCTATGAAAACATTAGATGGCGGACGTAACGGAATTGCTGCACAGGCTGTGGGAATCGCACAAGGAGCACTAGACGCATCGGTAAATTATGCAAAAGAACGTGTTCAGTTCGGTAAGCCAATAGTCGCAAACCAAGGGGTATCCTTCAAGCTTGCAGATATGGCAACTTCAATAGAAGCTTCTCGTTTACTTACATATCAAGCTGCTTGGTTAGAGTCAAATGGCCTTCCATACGGAAAAGAATCGGCTATGGCAAAACTAATGGCTGGTGATACTGCGATGAAGGTAACAACGGAAGCTGTTCAAGTATTTGGCGGATATGGTTATACGAAAGATTATCCCGTAGAACGCTATATGCGTGATGCAAAAATTACTCAAATTTATGAAGGTACACAGGAAATTCAACGATTAGTTATTTCTCGTATGTTAACTAAGTAA